A region of the Candidatus Scalindua japonica genome:
TTACGCCAATCCCAGAGCGTGCTTATCTCGCGTGATAAACGCCATCGACTCCAGGTTGGTTCTGTTTGAATAAGCAACCGAATGAAGGATACGTCCGATTTGCTTAATATTCGGCCTTGGACCTTTATTACATTTTCAATCATCATGGCGTTATTTTAACTGAAAATGATTTAGGAGTCCAGTGCTTTTTTATTAATTTTAGAACTTAATAGGGATAGCGGGTATACCCAGCTTAACTGTTACCATGACTCGGAGTTGGTGTGGGTGGTTAACCCTTCACCACAGGGCACTTTTAGCCCCTACTTCTTGCCGGTCTTAATCGGCACTTCTCAATCATAAAGAATTGATCCCAATTACTTACAGCTTAACTGTTACGAAACGACTTGACTCCTTTTTTGAGATTTTTTTATATTGCAATCCTGTGTTAAACGGACGTATAATTCTCTTAAACAAAAGCTTTTTCACAGCGAGACGGTGATTAAAATTTACTATCGTTGACCTTCTCCAATTGTATAATCATTGATAGAAAGGCAAAATATAAAGGAAAACAGCCTATGGCCGTCCGATTTCACCCTCATGCAAATGAACGAATGCTTGAACGTGGGACTACTGAAAGTGAAGTGGTACTAACATTAGAACATGGAGAACAATTCCCAGCCAAATTTAAACGTACTGGATTTCGCCGCAATTTTGTATATAACAACGAATGGCGTGGCAAATATTACAAAAATAAACAAGTAGAAGTATATGCTGTTAAGGAGAATACTGATTGGCTTGTTATTACTATTATCACGAAATATTTTTAAGAATACTAAAGGAGGGTGTGTGCTGTGAAATTTACTTATGATACTCGCTATAACATTGCATATATTCGGTTTCATGAAAAAAGCAAGGATGTAGAGTCAATTAAAATAAGTGATGAGTTGGTTGTTGACATGGCTCCAGACGGAACAATTTACGGTATAGAGTTGCTAAATGCAAATGAACAAATAAAAGAGAAGGATATGGGAAAACTTTTAATTGTAAATGAAGCAACAGGTTCTACAACCGAGATGCCAATACATACTGATTAACCAACAAATAAATAAAGGAACACCCCTTTATTGGTTAACATTTTTTGTGTTTTCTTAGCGAACTCTACCACCCTTATGTAATGTAAGATTCCATTGGAACATCTTTGTGATCAAAACTTCCTCTTTATCCTTAAAACCATCTTTTTTGTACTAAAAAGTGCGTCTAAAACTAAAAATGACTTTGTCCTTGAAGTTTTCTTTTTTATATCAATAACTTAGCTTGGTACGCCCCTTACTTCCCCTGTACATATGCAAATATGTCAACGGAAAACCTTGCAGACATTTCCCCCATTATTTCGGTAAACAAACTACGATCTTTATCATCACGGAAAATC
Encoded here:
- a CDS encoding DUF2283 domain-containing protein, with amino-acid sequence MKFTYDTRYNIAYIRFHEKSKDVESIKISDELVVDMAPDGTIYGIELLNANEQIKEKDMGKLLIVNEATGSTTEMPIHTD
- a CDS encoding DUF4258 domain-containing protein; this translates as MAVRFHPHANERMLERGTTESEVVLTLEHGEQFPAKFKRTGFRRNFVYNNEWRGKYYKNKQVEVYAVKENTDWLVITIITKYF